From Amphiprion ocellaris isolate individual 3 ecotype Okinawa chromosome 2, ASM2253959v1, whole genome shotgun sequence, a single genomic window includes:
- the nr2c2ap gene encoding nuclear receptor 2C2-associated protein, whose translation MASSLICSETQSRVSSVLNRDVKQYGKKYMFDCNEETCWNSDQGECQWVSLEFPKSVKVSELKVQFQGGFSAKTCTLEGCPKDGDSAVLSQFYPEDNNSLQSFPIQEAPAVDKVKIMFENSADFFGRIIVYSLDVLGERAS comes from the exons ATGGCTTCCTCGTTGATTTGCAGCGAAACACAGAGCAg GGTGAGCTCGGTGTTAAACAGAGATGTTAAGCAGTATGGAAAGAAGTACATGTTTGACTGTAATGAGGAGACATGCTGGAACTCAGACCAG GGTGAATGTCAGTGGGTGTCCCTGGAGTTCCCCAAATCTGTCAAAGTGTCAGAGTTGAAGGTCCAATTCCAGGGAGGTTTCTcagcaaaaacatgcacactAGAAG GTTGCCCAAAAGATGGAGACTCTGCAGTTCTCAGTCAGTTTTATCCAGAGGACAACAATTCTCTTCAG AGCTTTCCCATACAGGAGGCCCCTGCAGTggacaaagtaaaaataatgtttgagaATAGTGCCGACTTTTTTGGGAGAATTATTGTTTATTCCCTGGATGTCCTGGGGGAAAGAGCCTCatga
- the rfxank gene encoding DNA-binding protein RFXANK has product MEARGDDEVADGQHVQPSSANACPSEPRQEKSTENLDADEDDLFKHSTTLTNKQRGNEVTVRPATLDSLSIHQLAAQGEVSQVVAHLSRDSSLISRQDERGFTPLMWAAAFGEKAVVDFLLEKGADPKTIARERESALTLASSGGYVDIVESLLRHGVDINTYDWNGGTPLLYAVRGNHIKCVEALLAKGADMTIESDSGYSPMALAVALGHKKIQKVLEDHILKLYKPPT; this is encoded by the exons ATGGAGGCCAGAGGTGATGATGAGGTTGCAGATGGCCAACATGTTCAGCCATCCAGCGCTAACGCATGTCCCTCCGAACCAAGACAGGAGAAGTCCACTG AGAACTTGGATGCGGATGAGGATGATTTGTTCAAACACTCCACCACTCTGACCAACAAGCAGCGTGGGAATGAGGTTACAGTGCGTCCGGCAACATTAGACT CTCTGTCTATACACCAGCTGGCTGCTCAAGGTGAGGTTTCACAAGTGGTTGCACACCTGAGCAGAG ACAGTTCGCTGATCAGCAGACAGGACGAACGGGGTTTCACACCTCTAATGTGGGCAGCAGCGTTTGGAGAGAAAGCCGTGGTGGACTTTCTCttggaaaag GGTGCAGACCCCAAAACTATTGCGAGGGAGCGAGAGAGCGCCCTGACACTGGCCAGCTCTGGAGGTTATGTGGACATTGTTGAGTCTCTTCTGAGACATGGAGTGGACATTAACACCTATGACTGG AATGGTGGAACACCTCTTCTTTATGCTGTACGAGGGAAccatataaaatgtgtagaGGCACTACTAG CCAAAGGAGCAGATATGACCATTGAGTCTGACTCTGGATACAGTCCGATGGCTTTAGCTGTTGCCCTTGGACACAAAAAAA TTCAGAAAGTGTTGGAGGACCATATCCTGAAACTCTACAAGCCACCAACATGA
- the borcs8 gene encoding BLOC-1-related complex subunit 8 isoform X1 translates to MEDQEMQLKVRRVTDKFTESMYVLANEPSVALYRLQEHVRRSLPELVQHKTDMQSWEEQSQGAIYTVEYACSAVKSMTNSSLYFKNIDSLLRQAISMKEQISNCQGRSLHDVTPSPSPLVSTPHAPSS, encoded by the exons atggAGGACCAGGAGATGCAATTGAAAGTCAGACgag TGACTGACAAATTCACGGAGAGCATGTACGTGCTGGCCAACGAGCCGTCTGTGGCTCTCTACAGGCTGCAGGAGCACGTCAGGAGGTCGCTGCCTGAACTGGTGCAACACAAG ACAGATATGCAGAGTTGGGAGGAACAAAGTCAAGGAGCCATCTACACTGTAGAGTACGCATGCAG tgcTGTGAAGAGCAtgacaaacagcagcttgtatttcaaaaacattGACAGCCTTCTCCGTCAAGCCATCAGCATGAAGGAACAGATCAGTAACTGTCAAGGACGCAG CTTACATGATGTGACTCCCTCTCCCAGCCCCCTTGTTTCCACTCCACATGCCCCATCCTCATGA
- the borcs8 gene encoding BLOC-1-related complex subunit 8 isoform X3 — protein MEDQEMQLKVRRVTDKFTESMYVLANEPSVALYRLQEHVRRSLPELVQHKTDMQSWEEQSQGAIYTVEYACSAVKSMTNSSLYFKNIDSLLRQAISMKEQISNCQGRSPLVSTPHAPSS, from the exons atggAGGACCAGGAGATGCAATTGAAAGTCAGACgag TGACTGACAAATTCACGGAGAGCATGTACGTGCTGGCCAACGAGCCGTCTGTGGCTCTCTACAGGCTGCAGGAGCACGTCAGGAGGTCGCTGCCTGAACTGGTGCAACACAAG ACAGATATGCAGAGTTGGGAGGAACAAAGTCAAGGAGCCATCTACACTGTAGAGTACGCATGCAG tgcTGTGAAGAGCAtgacaaacagcagcttgtatttcaaaaacattGACAGCCTTCTCCGTCAAGCCATCAGCATGAAGGAACAGATCAGTAACTGTCAAGGACGCAG CCCCCTTGTTTCCACTCCACATGCCCCATCCTCATGA
- the borcs8 gene encoding BLOC-1-related complex subunit 8 isoform X2 — protein sequence MEDQEMQLKVRRVTDKFTESMYVLANEPSVALYRLQEHVRRSLPELVQHKTDMQSWEEQSQGAIYTVEYACSAVKSMTNSSLYFKNIDSLLRQAISMKEQISNCQGRRKRTTDSGMLKEGGEKHSSGM from the exons atggAGGACCAGGAGATGCAATTGAAAGTCAGACgag TGACTGACAAATTCACGGAGAGCATGTACGTGCTGGCCAACGAGCCGTCTGTGGCTCTCTACAGGCTGCAGGAGCACGTCAGGAGGTCGCTGCCTGAACTGGTGCAACACAAG ACAGATATGCAGAGTTGGGAGGAACAAAGTCAAGGAGCCATCTACACTGTAGAGTACGCATGCAG tgcTGTGAAGAGCAtgacaaacagcagcttgtatttcaaaaacattGACAGCCTTCTCCGTCAAGCCATCAGCATGAAGGAACAGATCAGTAACTGTCAAGGACGCAG GAAAAGGACCACGGATTCAGGCATGCTGAAGGAGGGGGGAGAAAAGCACAGCTCTGGGATGTGA
- the tmem221 gene encoding transmembrane protein 221, producing MTHKYSQRSLIVLSLLGILSAIMSVLSVILIFQLQSQKTTVKESPPSTSTLLPAHVWAVLLPVATVLSALSLTLNLSSVVVCLLHSYFSTEVCRGEQDTERADWFLLDSRAVRHVAIGLFCLGVSVYLAAMSIFMLLIFEMETGIASACVLSSGILILLVAVIHSLVKASHTAKHYHSDRLDTLFQNDHGSSSTPVSRPCELKIGVDKPRMHRSQSHLQHQISFSQCGSPRQRELYQQQQYSPAGGSQGHASDKDGYSSGGSCPRMHRTLSTESGLLQAQVKPWNGVNNEMRSVLARKSGISAKDSTLV from the exons ATGACGCACAAGTACAGCCAGCGGTCTCTGATCGTCCTGTCTTTACTGGGGATTTTATCCGCCATCATGTCGGTGTTATCGGTGATTCTGATTTTCCAGCTGCAGTCCCAGAAGACGACGGTGAAGGAGTCTCCCCCGTCCACGTCCACGCTGCTCCCCGCTCATGTATGGGCCGTGCTGCTGCCGGTGGCCACGGTGCTCTCCGCGCTGTCGCTCACCCTCAACCTGAGCTCCGTGGTGGTGTGTTTGCTCCACAGCTACTTTTCCACGGAGGTCTGCAGAGGAGAGCAGGACACGGAGAG AGCAGACTGGTTCCTTTTGGACAGCAGAGCAGTACGACATGTGGCTATTGGACTCTTCTGCCTGGGAGTTTCTGTCTACTTGGcag CTATGTCCATCTTCATGCTCCTCATATTTGAGATGGAGACCGGCATTGCCAGTGCTTGCGTTCTGTCCTCTGGGATCCTGATCCTGCTGGTGGCTGTGATACACTCCCTGGTCAAAGCTTCTCACACAGCCAAGCACTACCACAGCGACCGTCTGGACACTCTCTTTCAGAACGACcacggcagcagcagcacgcCAGTCTCTCGGCCCTGTGAGTTGAAGATTGGCGTGGACAAACCGCGGATGCACCGCAGCCAGTCTCACCTCCAGCATCAGATCTCCTTCTCTCAGTGTGGCAGCCCGAGACAGCGAGAACTGTATCAACAACAGCAGTATTCCCCTGCAGGAGGTTCACAGGGACACGCTAGTGATAAAGACGGCTACAGCAGCGGCGGCAGCTGTCCTCGAATGCACAGGACCCTGTCTACTGAATCTGGTTTACTGCAGGCCCAAGTTAAACCCTGGAACGGGGTCAACAATGAGATGAGGAGTGTCCTTGCACGCAAGTCAGGGATTTCTGCAAAAGACTCCACTCTtgtgtga